From Pungitius pungitius chromosome 9, fPunPun2.1, whole genome shotgun sequence, one genomic window encodes:
- the LOC119217364 gene encoding myeloid-associated differentiation marker-like protein 2, with the protein MDSQGGPYLNTRALCSPLGAARLCQLAMGCAVIAMVTHSAGYSGSHGVFCMAAWCFCFAMTVVVFFLDATRLYSCLPISWDNLTVTCAAFATLMYVTTSVVYPLFFVRSECPYAGCEVRNFRIAVTVCSILGAVAYGAEVALCRARPGQAVVGYMATVSGLLKVVQGFVACIIFGAVANGSEFSRHAATIFCVVVYASCFALTALVVVMTVCGRTKAVGCLPFDRFVVVCTLLEVLLYLSASVVWPVFCFDAKYGSPWRPSSCPQGRCPWDSKLVVAVFSFVNFGLYVADLIYSQRIRFVSSHNSRA; encoded by the exons ATGGATTCACAGGGTGGTCCCTACCTCAACACGAGggccctctgctcgcctctgggtGCCGCCCGCCTCTGTCAGTTAGCCATGGGCTGTGCAGTGATCGCCATGGTAACCCACAGTGCGGGCTACAGCGGGTCACATGGTGTGTTCTGTATGGCGGCGTGGTGCTTCTGCTTCGCCATGACGGTCGTGGTGTTTTTCCTGGACGCCACTCGTCTCTACAGCTGCCTACCGATTTCCTGGGACAACCTCACCGTCACATGTGCTGCCTTCGCGACGCTCAT gtaCGTGACCACGTCCGTGGTCTACCCGCTCTTCTTTGTCCGGTCCGAGTGCCCCTACGCCGGCTGTGAAGTCAGAAATTTTCGCATTGCTGTGACCGTGTGCTCCATCCTGGGTGCTGTGGCCTACGGGGCCGAAGTGGCCCTGTGCCGCGCCAGGCCGGGCCAGGCCGTGGTGGGCTACATGGCCACCGTGTCCGGCCTTCTCAAGGTCGTCCAGGGCTTCGTGGCCTGCATCATCTTTGGAGCTGTGGCCAACGGCAGCGAGTTCTCCCGTCACGCCGCGACCATCTTCTGCGTGGTGGTGTATGCCTCCTGCTTCGCTCTGACCGCGCTGGTGGTCGTCATGACGGTGTGTGGGCGGACAAAGGCCGTGGGCTGCTTGCCTTTTGACCGCTTTGTCGTTGTGTGCACCCTCCTGGAGGTCCTGCTGTACCTGAGCGCATCGGTGGTGTGGCCAGTGTTCTGCTTCGACGCAAAGTACGGCTCCCCGTGGAGGCCGTCGTCCTGCCCTCAGGGGCGGTGTCCGTGGGACAGCAAGCTTGTGGTGGCTGTGTTCTCCTTCGTCAACTTTGGACTGTATGTGGCGGACCTGATCTACTCCCAGAGGATCAGATTTGTCTCTTCCCATAACTCGAGAGCGTAG
- the aspscr1 gene encoding tether containing UBX domain for GLUT4 isoform X1, whose amino-acid sequence MAASATAVTVLTPNGRRQAVKVSSNTPLLQVLEDVCKKHGFNPDEHGLKFQRTAVDLTLPWRFANLPNNAKLEMVTRPKTQAVTESQVRIALQMQDGSRLQGSFSCGQSLWELLTHFPQISGSELSESESTPVCVYMREEVCGEEALKKATLKSLGLTGGNAIVRFLLKKNKVPGQEDAEDATETAAVPTTPAVVPTTPVAKETVPSPSSQPGPAPSRPETSTTDVKDKNRQTEVSTPTPAPCSKLQPVQQEEVPNSQDAVRPKIPPVGRGTPEEDDEKAGPSGLNSHPSTSPITAPSAPFIPFSGGGQRLGGPRGSAAGRSLSSSSSSLPALTAAVESPKAKKAKSSHSSLTKPQSNLPEEDMDQEEKFVEPVERQPLVYHLDAMSRHSADQRDPPDEFFEVTMDDVRKRFAQLKSERKLLEETPLMTKSLREAQIREKMERYPKVVLRIQFPDRHVLQGFFRPLEAVGAVMHFVRSHLQDPQLTFYLFITPPKTILDDPSATLFQADLFPGALVYFGSDVKTDFYMRTDLLERSVSALQANESIASCMLRSPTACSGCEGSEEPLPPPELREETSASTQGEADPSAPTQAARPTRSDPGKVPKWLKLPGKK is encoded by the exons ATGGCGGCCAGCGCTACAGCTGTGACGGTTCTCACTCCCAATGGGAGAAGACAAGCAGTCAAAGTGTCCTCAAACACCCCGTTATTACAG GTGCTGGAGGATGTCTGCAAAAAACATGGATTTAACCCTGACGAACACGGTTTAAA GTTTCAGAGGACTGCCGTTGACCTTACGCTGCCTTGGAGGTTCGCCAACCTGCCCAACAATGCAAAACTGGAAATGGTGACAAGACCAAAGACACAGGCTGTAACTGAAAGCCAG GTGCGGATTGCACTACAGATGCAGGACGGCTCTCGTCTCCAGGGCTCCTTCTCGTGTGGACAGAGTTTGTGGGAGCTGCTCACACATTTTCCACagatcag TGGGTCCGAGTTATCCGAGTCAGAATccacccctgtgtgtgtttacatgagAGAGGAG gTGTGTGGTGAAGAAGCACTTAAGAAAGCCACCCTGAAGTCTCTGGGTCTTACAGGCGGAAACGCTATCGTCCG gtttttacttaaaaagaacaaagtaCCGGGACAAGAAGACGCCGAAGACGCTACTGaaacagctgctgttccaaccaCACCTGCTGTTGTTCCAACCACACCTGTTGCCAAGGAAACCGTACCTAGCCCATCATCTCAGCCCGGTCCTGCTCCCTCACGTCCGGAAACGTCAACAACAGACGTGAAAGATAAGAATAGGCAAACCGAAGTTTCAACTCCCACCCCTGCCCCATGCAGCAAACTTCAACCCGTTCAACAAGAAGAGGTTCCAAACTCCCAGGATGCAGTTCGGCCAAAGATCCCTCCTGTCGGGAGAGGAACGccagaggaggacgacgagaagGCTGGGCCATCAGGGCTGAACTCTCACCCATCTACCTCCCCCATCACGGCTCCCTCGGCTCCTTTCAtccccttctctggagggggacAGCGCCTTGGGGGTCCACGGGGAAGTGCAGCGGGACGCTCTCTatcttcctcgtcctcgtcgctGCCAGCTCTGACTGCAGCAGTGGAATCACCAAAAGCCAAGAAAGCAAAATCCAGCCACAGTTCTCTCACCAAG CCTCAATCCAATCTGCCAGAGGAGGACATGGATCAAGAAGAGAAGTTCGTGGAG CCTGTAGAGAGGCAGCCTCTTGTCTACCACCTGGACGCGATGTCCCGACACTCTGCAGACCAGAGGGATCCGCCAGACGAGTTCTTTGAAGTGACGATGGATGACGTGCGGAAGCGCTTTGCCCAGCTGAAGAGCGAGAG gaagctgctggaggagactCCGCTGATGACTAAATCTCTGAGAGAAGCACAGATAAGGGAGAAGATGGAACGATATCCTAAA GTGGTCCTCAGGATCCAGTTTCCAGACAGGCATGTTCTACAGGGCTTCTTCAGGCCTCTggaagcag ttggtgctgtgatgcattttgTGAGGAGCCACCTGCAGGACCCTCAGCTCACTTTCTACTTGT TCAtcacccccccaaaaaccaTCCTGGACGACCCCTCAGCTACACTGTTTCAG GCCGACCTGTTTCCTGGTGCCCTGGTGTACTTTGGATCGGACGTTAAGACAG ATTTCTACATGAGGACGGACCTGCTGGAGAGGTCTGTTTCTGCCTTACAAGCAAATGAGTCCATTGCGAG CTGCATGCTGCGCTCCCCGACAGCCTGCTCCGGCTGTGAAGGCTCAGAGGAGCCGCTGCCTCCTCCAGAGCTCAGGGAGGAAACCAGTGCGTCCACGCAGGGTGAAGCAGACCCTTCTGCACCCACGCAGGCGGCTAGACCCACCAGATCTGACCCGGGAAAGGTGCCCAAGTGGCTCAAGCTTCCAG GTAAGAAATGA
- the aspscr1 gene encoding tether containing UBX domain for GLUT4 isoform X2, with product MAASATAVTVLTPNGRRQAVKVSSNTPLLQVLEDVCKKHGFNPDEHGLKFQRTAVDLTLPWRFANLPNNAKLEMVTRPKTQAVTESQVRIALQMQDGSRLQGSFSCGQSLWELLTHFPQISGSELSESESTPVCVYMREEVCGEEALKKATLKSLGLTGGNAIVRFLLKKNKVPGQEDAEDATETAAVPTTPAVVPTTPVAKETVPSPSSQPGPAPSRPETSTTDVKDKNRQTEVSTPTPAPCSKLQPVQQEEVPNSQDAVRPKIPPVGRGTPEEDDEKAGPSGLNSHPSTSPITAPSAPFIPFSGGGQRLGGPRGSAAGRSLSSSSSSLPALTAAVESPKAKKAKSSHSSLTKPQSNLPEEDMDQEEKFVEPVERQPLVYHLDAMSRHSADQRDPPDEFFEVTMDDVRKRFAQLKSERKLLEETPLMTKSLREAQIREKMERYPKVVLRIQFPDRHVLQGFFRPLEAVGAVMHFVRSHLQDPQLTFYLFITPPKTILDDPSATLFQRLT from the exons ATGGCGGCCAGCGCTACAGCTGTGACGGTTCTCACTCCCAATGGGAGAAGACAAGCAGTCAAAGTGTCCTCAAACACCCCGTTATTACAG GTGCTGGAGGATGTCTGCAAAAAACATGGATTTAACCCTGACGAACACGGTTTAAA GTTTCAGAGGACTGCCGTTGACCTTACGCTGCCTTGGAGGTTCGCCAACCTGCCCAACAATGCAAAACTGGAAATGGTGACAAGACCAAAGACACAGGCTGTAACTGAAAGCCAG GTGCGGATTGCACTACAGATGCAGGACGGCTCTCGTCTCCAGGGCTCCTTCTCGTGTGGACAGAGTTTGTGGGAGCTGCTCACACATTTTCCACagatcag TGGGTCCGAGTTATCCGAGTCAGAATccacccctgtgtgtgtttacatgagAGAGGAG gTGTGTGGTGAAGAAGCACTTAAGAAAGCCACCCTGAAGTCTCTGGGTCTTACAGGCGGAAACGCTATCGTCCG gtttttacttaaaaagaacaaagtaCCGGGACAAGAAGACGCCGAAGACGCTACTGaaacagctgctgttccaaccaCACCTGCTGTTGTTCCAACCACACCTGTTGCCAAGGAAACCGTACCTAGCCCATCATCTCAGCCCGGTCCTGCTCCCTCACGTCCGGAAACGTCAACAACAGACGTGAAAGATAAGAATAGGCAAACCGAAGTTTCAACTCCCACCCCTGCCCCATGCAGCAAACTTCAACCCGTTCAACAAGAAGAGGTTCCAAACTCCCAGGATGCAGTTCGGCCAAAGATCCCTCCTGTCGGGAGAGGAACGccagaggaggacgacgagaagGCTGGGCCATCAGGGCTGAACTCTCACCCATCTACCTCCCCCATCACGGCTCCCTCGGCTCCTTTCAtccccttctctggagggggacAGCGCCTTGGGGGTCCACGGGGAAGTGCAGCGGGACGCTCTCTatcttcctcgtcctcgtcgctGCCAGCTCTGACTGCAGCAGTGGAATCACCAAAAGCCAAGAAAGCAAAATCCAGCCACAGTTCTCTCACCAAG CCTCAATCCAATCTGCCAGAGGAGGACATGGATCAAGAAGAGAAGTTCGTGGAG CCTGTAGAGAGGCAGCCTCTTGTCTACCACCTGGACGCGATGTCCCGACACTCTGCAGACCAGAGGGATCCGCCAGACGAGTTCTTTGAAGTGACGATGGATGACGTGCGGAAGCGCTTTGCCCAGCTGAAGAGCGAGAG gaagctgctggaggagactCCGCTGATGACTAAATCTCTGAGAGAAGCACAGATAAGGGAGAAGATGGAACGATATCCTAAA GTGGTCCTCAGGATCCAGTTTCCAGACAGGCATGTTCTACAGGGCTTCTTCAGGCCTCTggaagcag ttggtgctgtgatgcattttgTGAGGAGCCACCTGCAGGACCCTCAGCTCACTTTCTACTTGT TCAtcacccccccaaaaaccaTCCTGGACGACCCCTCAGCTACACTGTTTCAG AGATTGACTTAA
- the notum1b gene encoding inactive palmitoleoyl-protein carboxylesterase notum1b, with product MQSRGVPRSWAGLSAARSCLLLLLIHMSAHVVARGPHGGRAQSRRAQQQLLAQQERVDGAESFPLDFTALEGNMDNFMVQINNLAQSLYPCSAQKLEQDMKLHFLKNVTVTCNDGSSAGYYIKESKGSKRWLLFLEGGWYCFNRQTCDSRYETMRRLMSSTMWPQTKTGTGILSPQPEENPHWWNANVVFIPYCSSDVWSGATRKTNHSHYAFMGSLIIREVVNELLTKGLDNAKVLLLAGSSAGGTGVLLNLDHVAEQLESQGHRGVQVRGLVDSGWFLDNKQYKFTDCLDTISCAPTEAIKRGIRYWGGLVPESCRQAHVGEEWNCFFGYKVFPTLKSPVFVVQWLFDEAQLTADNVHLTGQPVNEGQWRYIQNLGQELRSTLREVPAMFSPACLSHELITRTYWTDVQVKGTSLPRALHCWDRSLQDSNHVNGSKHRLRPHRTPPARGCPLHLMDSCPWPHCNPSCPTIRDQLTGQEMSVIQFLKHMGFDVQKMAQQQGMDPKELLGMLSNGS from the exons ATGCAGAGCCGCGGTGTGCCGCGGAGCTGGGCAGGTCTGTCCGCGGCGCGCTCCTGCTTGCTGCTTCTCTTGATCCACATGAGCGCACACGTGGTGGCGAGGGGCCCACACGGCGGGCGGGCGCAGAGTCGGCGagcgcagcagcagcttctggcGCAACAGGAGCGGGTGGATGGAGCAGAGAGCTTCCCGTTAGACTTCACGGCGTTGGAGGGCAACATGGACAACTTCATGGTACAGATAAATAACTTGGCGCAGTCGCTGTACCCATGCTCTGCGCAGAAGCTGGAGCAAGACATGAAGCTGCACTTTTTGAAGAATGTAACCGTGACTTGCAACGACGGGTCATCAGCAGG GTACTACATCAAGGAGTCTAAAGGCAGCAAGAGGTGGCTGCTGTTCTTAGAAG gtggaTGGTACTGTTTTAACAGGCAGACCTGTGACAGCAGGTATGAGACGATGAGAAGACTGATGAGCTCCACCATGTGGCCGCAAACCAAAACAG GAACAGGAATCCTGTCACCTCAGCCGGAGGAAAACCCTCACTGGTGGAACGCCAACGTGGT CTTCATCCCGTACTGCTCCAGTGACGTGTGGAGCGGAGCCACACGGAAGACCAATCACA GTCATTATGCGTTCATGGGGTCTCTGATCATTCGGGAGGTGGTGAATGAGCTGCTGACCAAAGGTCTGGACAACGCGAAGGTTCTGCTTCTGGCAGGAAGCAG TGCGGGCGGTACAGGTGTGCTGCTGAACTTGGACCACGTTGCGGAGCAGCTGGAGTCGCAGGGCCACCGTGGGGTGCAGGTCAGGGGCCTGGTTGACTCCGGGTGGTTCCTAGACAACAAACAGTACAAGTTCACGGACTGCCTGGACACCATCAGTTGTGCGCCCACTGAGGCCATAAAGAGAGGCATCAG GTACTGGGGCGGTTTGGTGCCAGAGAGCTGCAGACAGGCCCACGTGGGAGAGGAGTGGAACTGCTTCTTTGGATATAAAGTCTTCCCCACGTTAAAAA GCCCGGTGTTTGTGGTGCAGTGGCTATTTGACGAGGCCCAGCTGACGGCTGACAATGTCCACCTGACCGGGCAGCCTGTCAACGAGGGCCAGTGGAGATACATACAGAACCTGGGACAGGAGCTGAGGAGCACGCTACGCGAAGTACC GGCGATGTTTTCTCCGGCCTGTCTGTCACACGAGCTCATTACTAGAAC CTACTGGACGGACGTTCAGGTGAAAGGCACCTCTCTGCCCAGAGCGCTTCACTGCTGGGACCGAAGCCTCCAAGACAGCAACCACGTCAACGGCAGCAAACACAGGCTCCGACCTCACAGGACGCCCCCGGCCAGGGGTTGCCCGCTGCATTTGATGGACAGCTGCCCGTGGCCTCACTGCAATCCCTCCTGCCCCACTATTCGTGACCAGCTGACAGGACAGGAGATGAGCGTCATCCAGTTCCTGAAGCACATGGGCTTTGACGTGCAGAAGATGGCCCAGCAGCAGGGGATGGACCCCAAGGAGCTGCTGGGCATGCTCAGTAACGGGAGTTGA